From the genome of Arvicola amphibius chromosome 9, mArvAmp1.2, whole genome shotgun sequence:
TTATTGGCAGCAAATTCTGCCCCATTGAAGCCACCCTGCTAACAAATATATTACTGAGGACATGTCCCGATGACCAGCACTTACACAGCAAATGGAATATTCTGTGTGAAAAAATCAGGGGAATAATGTGACCCTAAGTAACTTGCTTTATATTGATAGTTTCAGTGATATTTGGAATGTGGTAtttgaaccaggctggcctcaaactcagagatctgcctgcttctgacccctgagttctaggattaaagatgtatacccCCCTGACCAGTTGTATCTgggctctttgttgttgttgttattttgtttttacttttgacacagcgtttctctgtataacagtcctggctgacctggaatttgctttgtagaccaggctggcctcgaactcaggagatctgcctgcctctgcctcccaagtgctgggactgaaggcgtgcgccgccgccgccaccacccagccgcTGGCTGCTTCCTAACTCTACAGCTATCTCATCGCTGCACTTTTGCTCCCACAGTGCTGTGTATTTATCGGGTGCCCACTGTCTACCAAGCACTGTGTTAGCTGTTGTTCACAGTGTGTGAACTACATGTCCTCTGACCCCAGGAACAGACATGGTTAGTAACGAGGAGGTTGAAGATATTAGACTAAAATTAGagtaaaaaatagtttttccatGGAGCACACATACATTTAGTGTTTATGCTGCAATGCTTTACAGAAAACGTCCACAGCTCAATCTGCAGCTCTCAACGGTAGTCTGCTGCCTCCCTGTAATAAATCGCCTTAAGTTTGCTCACCTCAAGTAATAGCCGTTTTTGATGCTCTTTCCTGAGAATTCCTCCTGTGTAATCACTTCAGACCAGAGCACAGATTGACGGTTAGGAGAACAGTAAGCACTACGTTTGGATTTGTCCTGAGGCCTGACCTGGACTCCCACGCATGCTAAGCTCATGCGTTACTCACTCCGCACCCCCGGCTGCACTCAACTCTtgtatttaaaaggaaagatggaGATGTGGGCTTGAGGAAAACTGAATTTCAGGACAGGAGTGGCCAGCTGGATCCAACGTTTCTGAAACACCAAATAGTACAAAGCTTCCAAAGTGCCCCTTAGAAGAGGACATGCGAAAAGAGCAGAGCAGTGGGTATAATCTTGtgaaacaaaatatgaaaatgtcacagtgaaacccaTTCCATTGTATAACTAATATATGCTGGTACCTTAAGCATAACTATTGAAGTGCCCATTAGGAGTTAGAAGTGATAGCACATGAGTCTCAGCACTTAAGGGCCAGAGCAGGAAAACCATCATTCTGAGAGCAACCTTTGCTACAGAGTGAAAAGCCAGTCCTGAGAGGGAGGTGCCCATGCAGTAAGGTGGTGTCAAGGTCGCTCCTGACCTTAGTGACTTCACTGCAGTGCTCTGGGCAGCAGCCAAGAGTGAATGAAGTGTGTGGAACAGCTAGTGAGGAAATGCAAAACCAACTCCTCCAAGAATTtttgttcaagaaaaaaaaatagggcagTGGCTTGCTGGGGATGTGTGTGTCACTGGCTCCTCACTGTCTCTGGTGGAGATGGGTGGGGTGGTGTTGACTGAGTTGTCAGAACTGTGTAAAGATTTATTCCTAGGTGACAAGTTCCTCCTCTGGCTGGAACCACACCTCAAGTCTTACCTTCTCCCAGCATTAGATTCCTAGGGAAATGCCGATttattatttcaggagtctggtaGTCGCAGGGAGGAGTACAGCAGTCTCTCTTTAGAGCATCTCTGGGCCCTGCCAGGACGGTTCCATCAAAATCATTAAACAGGTCAGGTTGACTGTGCGGAGCTCTGCAGTGTCGGACATCTGGGCACCAGAGAACGTCTCCCACAGGCTATcacttatttctttgtgtttggagGCAGAGTATCACGTAGTCCTGGTTGGCCGCAAGCTCTCTGTAGAGCCTAGAATGACCTTGATTTCTAGATccaccagcctccacctcccaggtgctggatcACAGCCGTGCCCCACTAAGCCTGGCTGACAACCATCTTAACTGCCGGAAACGGAAGCCAGGAGTGGCCCACACTTAGGTCTGTGCTGTGCTCTAGGCTACATCTTCAGCCACGTGTACTTTGACTCTCGCTCCTAGGCCCTCAGCCTGTCTGTCTCATGTGTGCGCTGTAACCTGAGGTTTTCATTTTGGAACTCTGAACTCCCAGGAGCAGGATTAACATCCAGTTGTTCCTCACAGCAGCTGTGCAGCATCTGCTGACCTGGTCGCCAACCAGGTAAAATCTTTCTGTTAACTCCGTGACTTAGAAAGAAACACTGCCGATCTACTGAACAGCATATTTACAGATCCAGAAATTTGtagaaatgtaaacatttattgttaaatttatacattataaaaatacattcaaagttaaaaaaaaaggaaaaaggaagctcAGTATTTGAtcgctgtggtttgaatgtgtccCCAAAGTTTGTGAGTTGTCTTGGTCCCTAGTATAGCAGTGTTGAGAGGGAGTCCTCTCGGGTGGCTGGCGCTGCCCCACAAGCTTTGTCACAAAGCTTGCTCCATCTTGTTGCACTGTTCTATGTGGGATGCAGAGAGAAGATCCTCCCCAGATGCCAAAGCCTAAACCTCTATTCTTTGTACGTTATCCAGTGTATGGTATTTGGTTATAGCAACGGAAAACAGGCCGAAACCAGCTAATGCAGAAACCTATAGTTAGGTCAGTACACATcatagtttttttgtgtgtttgttatgGAAAATGTCCACTGTTGTTTCATGACATGGTCTCAGATCCAAATCACAATATCCAAGGGAAAAACGACCCtatgagaagaaaagaggaatactgttaaaaatgacacacacaaaaagccaCGTGCGCTGTTCCGTCTACAGTGACAGCCACTCTGGAGGCCAAGAGCCCAGAAGTTCATCAAAACAGTGCTCACAGTTAATCATAAAATCATATCcgtgaagggaaaggaggaagagtttatctgggggaaagggaatgtaggaggaggaattgggaggagaggagggaggggaaacttcagtCAGGATATAATacattagaaaggaaaaataaataaataaaatcatatccTACCTGTGGTCTCTTAAAATAATCAAGTCCCCTTCCAATTTTAAACATCCATCCACTGTTGAACCTATTGAAATTAGTGTAAAGTATTATATTCAAGACATATGAGTTCATTTTTAAAGCCAGAGGTGGTTAAGAATCATGAAGATTTCCCCTATGTTTGACTCAGCTAATAAGCTCACTCTAtgaggaaaacaaaaggagaattaAACACCATCAGCTAATCTGACTGGTTGAGAAAGAACTTAACTATTAAAGGGAAAGATACTTTTGAATTCAGCTTGCTTAAGCTCCTCTTCTCTGTTAACATGTGGTTTGCAAAGGACATTCAGGAAGTGACATTTCAAAGGTTCCTGTGATGGGTAtttcaacttgactacatctggaattaactaaaatccaaatggCTATGTACATTtctgagagatttttttctttaattaaactATTTGAAGAgggaaaagctgggcatggtggcacatgcctttaataccaacactcaggaggcagaggcaggcatattactgtgagttctaggacagccaggaatattacatagagaaaccctgtcccaaacaaacaaacaaacaaaaagaaaaaaaaacaaaaaagaactaacTAATGAAACAACAACATTAAACTATTTGAAGTgagaagatccacttctaatccagatcttttgtgGTGGGAAGGTcaacctttaatctgggccacaccttctttgGGCAACCTTTACCTTCATGGaaggaagcttgctttctttgcctgcttgctatcactggcaagtccattcctttactggcattagagcctacttcttcaggattctgctgtatactgaagaccagctgagacttccagcctcatggactgaacaactgctggGTTCTCAgaccttccattggtagacagccattgttggactagctggaccacagcctgtgaaCTGTTCTAAaaaatttcctgtgtgtgtgtgtgtgtgtgtgtgtgtgtgtgtgtatgttctttaATTTCTGTTCCACTGAAGAACACTGAATAACACAGAGCCACTATGCAGGGATGGAGATGGGGCTCCCAAAGGCACATTGCCATGCATTTTGCACATTCAGCATCTGATTAACTGCATTAAAAACAAGGGCTTCTTTGCTGCATCATATGAAAACCACTATGCTAAAGGGAAGGAAGGGTTCTTAGTGTGATCCCTAAGAAGCTGTATGTACATTTCCTGATTAATACCACACTACTAGAACATACCACTGAAGCCACACCAGGTCAATAGTAATTTCAGTAGGAAAAGTATTATCTCCTACCATAAAACTGGCTCTGATCTGCACAAAAGAGCTCCTTCCCACATGACACAGAACCATACATGTTATCTGATTAGGAATGAACTAAACTCACTATAGAGTGAGGTAAGCCAAGATTTCTTGTCCAAAGTGCAAAGTTACTAAGATTGAGCTTGATTtgaagttttaatatttaaatatgtgtatataattatattatattggaATTCTTAAAATGTGTCTCaactatgaaaaaataaaatatatactaacCTGATTTCTCGGTCATGTATAGATGAGGAATAGTTTACTTCCAACTGCACGCCATGACTCCTGAGGGACTGCTTTATTTCTTCCAGGCCACTACTTTGCTGCGCATTCCCAAACCCCTATTGATGGCATAAAACATAATTTACTTCCTCAGTTAttaataacttaaattatccatGAGCTACACAATCAATACCATAGAGAGATTAAACTTGAAAAGATTctatattaatttcaatattACCGTCTCAAGGAAGCAACCAAAGAAtggttaattcttttcttttatacgTATTGTTTTTATACAAACAATTGCTTTCCTCATGTGAATACCACACgactccttcctgcctcagtctccctgctGATAGGTGCACAGGCATGTGGCACAGTGCCCAGCATCCTTTAATGTATTTTAGTGATGATATTCAGTCATCCATGTGAGACTGCCTACTTCTTAGACTAATCTTAGAAATTAGAATTACTTGGATGCCCTTGTACTTAAAACACAGTCAAAAGAGACACAGTGACAATCCAACCCCAGATACATGCAGCAAGGGACAGAACTGCATCATCACTGATGCCCGAGACTAAACGGACAAACTACTCAAACCCAATCAAATGGCCGAATACAAGGTCAACACTCTCAAATCAATAGCCTTTTTCATAAGATATGCTATGCTTGGTACTACATGGTGAGTTATTGCCAAGGAAATATATCTAGCTAAAGTACTGGACCAGGTCACTTGTGACTGAACACAGTAAGTCAAGAAAAGATGAGGTTTCTCAGATACCTACTTCATCCGTAGAGGTGAGAAGGTGAATAGTTTTTACTTTGCATGGCTTCTTAATCAGCATCTCACAAAACCGAAGGAAGTTATACAGCTGAAAGGCATCAGGATGAATTAGCACTAACTCACAGTTTTTCCTCAGTGTCCAGCAAGATCCTGTTCACAGATGCTTCCATCCatcactgtatttatttttaaagatttatttatttattgtgtatatggtgttctgcctgcacgccagaaaagagcaccagatctcattacgggtagttgtgagtcactatgtggatgctggcaaTTGAGCTTAGGGCTctgaaaagcagccaatgctcttaatctcttagtcatctctccagcctccccatcCATTGTTTAAAATGATGATGCTCTATCGGCCCAGAACCTACACACACGTCCTGAGAACTTTAAATCATCTCTAAACTACCTACGCTACCCAACACAATGTAAACACTACACGTCATCGTTACATTGTCAACATACATTGTGTATGTTCAGTACAGATGGGATTTTTAACAGTATTTTTGATCCTCCATCTAATCCATGGATAGGAAACCCATAAACACAGACAGCTAACTGCACATTTAAAGCTGCATTTCATTATGTTTTAGTACATTCCACTTACCTGATGAGTCTGTCTAATATAAGGGTCTTCTATCCAAACTTCTGTAACTGTCTCATGAAGGTATTCTTTGAAAAGTGACTCATAACTGAAACCAGTGGCATTCTCTTCTATTTTAATTTGCTTGTGATATTTTCCATCTACAAAACATAAGCTACTGTAATGTGACCAGTGACCACTTTTTGAAAATCACACCTTTATTCTTTCGTGTGGGTGCGAGCATGCCATTCATGGCATGTGCAAAGGGCAGAGCACAACTCGTGGGAGTGGCTCTTCCCTTCTACCAcgtgggattgaactcaggtccgtAGGTTTGCTGGCAGATGGCTTTGCCCATTGAACCGTCTCACTGTGAACACTTTGCTTATACACGGCCACTATGGTGCACAGGTGATTAATCGGGATAAGTTACAATCTTTTAAACTGATTTACTCAGTAGCTATCACATGCCTTCTCTGTATCATCATGCAACTGCAAATGTTTCCTACCCATAGGGAAAGAGACAAAACACTATTCCAAAGGAGATTCCTCTCTTCACAGAGGATAGGCAAAGGGTGCCAttcagatgttttctttttaaaattacaaaaataaattatgtgtattaatgtcttgcctgcctgcatgcatttGTGCCTCATACATGCAGTGTCCTCTGAGGTCAGAACAGGGCCTTAGCGTCCCCAGAAGTAGAGttaaaaatggttgtgagctgctgtgtgggtgctgggaactaagtctgggggtcctatgcaagagcagacCGGGCTccgctgcgccatctctccagctcataaGAGGTTACTTGAAAAGTGTTCCTTCGCTGTCTCTGAGGGACTGGGAGAGATTTATGAGACAGGACTGACTGCACACAGGTGTCAGTAAGCCCCTGCCACCGTGGGCAGAACACAGGATGTACTCGGTTGTATCTGCTTTCTTTGCAGACTTGCCATTTCATATCTTGCAATCAGACGACTAAAGTGAGTGTTAAAACATTTAACGGTACAGTGGAGTTCAGAGTCATGCTTAGCACTTTAAGAGTTCCTTTAAGGTTCTGTTTTCAGACAGGATCAAATGTATCCCAGCCTGGCCACAAACTCCTTACATAGCTAAGAGTGACCCTGAATTCCTTATcgttttgcctctacctcccaaatgctgggactatgGGTGTGTTACCACCATAGCCTGgttgcatt
Proteins encoded in this window:
- the Mitd1 gene encoding MIT domain-containing protein 1 isoform X1 codes for the protein MAKSSLGQDPDSTAAVAVLKRAVELDAESRYQQALVCYQEGIDMLLQVLKGTKDASKRCAFRRKISDYMDRAENIKKYLDQEKEDGKYHKQIKIEENATGFSYESLFKEYLHETVTEVWIEDPYIRQTHQLYNFLRFCEMLIKKPCKVKTIHLLTSTDEGFGNAQQSSGLEEIKQSLRSHGVQLEVNYSSSIHDREIRFNSGWMFKIGRGLDYFKRPQGRFSLGYCDLDLRPCHETTVDIFHNKHTKKL
- the Mitd1 gene encoding MIT domain-containing protein 1 isoform X2, with translation MDRAENIKKYLDQEKEDGKYHKQIKIEENATGFSYESLFKEYLHETVTEVWIEDPYIRQTHQLYNFLRFCEMLIKKPCKVKTIHLLTSTDEGFGNAQQSSGLEEIKQSLRSHGVQLEVNYSSSIHDREIRFNSGWMFKIGRGLDYFKRPQGRFSLGYCDLDLRPCHETTVDIFHNKHTKKL